A segment of the Bacillus licheniformis DSM 13 = ATCC 14580 genome:
GATGGCTGTTTCCAATATCGGATATGTGCTGCTGTTCCTTCTGATGGGCGTCTGGCACGGCCTTGCCCCTCAGTACATCGTCTACGGGCTGTATCACGCGCTGCTCATGGTCGGCTTTAACTTCTTTGAAAAATGGAATAAGAAGCACAAGTGGTGGCCGAACAACAAGTGGACGACAGCCGTCTCAATTGTGGTGACCTTCCACTTTGTATGTTTTGGATTTTTAATTTTCTCAGGGAAACTAATACACTAAAAGGAGATTTTCATAATGGATTTTAATCAAGAAGTACTTTCAGTTTTAGCAGAGGTATGTCAGGACGATATCGTAAAGGAAAATCCGGATATTGATATATTCGAAGAGGGAATCCTCGATTCCTTCGGCACGGTGGAATTGCTGCTCGCATTCGAAAGCCATTTTAACATCACAGTGCCGATTACAGAGTTTGACCGGGATGCATGGAACACGCCAAATCAAATCATAAAGCAGCTGAATGAGTTGAGATAATGAAAAAGCGTTTTTTATTCGGGCCAATCATCTTGGCATTTTTACTTTTTTTCACCGCGATCTTGATCCCAAATGCATGGCTGACAAAGCTGGTTCCTAAAGATCGCGTCGAAACTTCAGCTACAGAATTAAACCCGATGATGTTCCAGGGGATGTATCTTCAAGGCAAAGCGCTTGAAGACCCGAAATATCTGCCGATTTTCGGATCATCGGAATTGTCCCGGTTAGATGCATTCCATCCGTCTAACTATTTTAAAGTAAACAATCAAGGGTTCACGCCTTACCTGGTCGGAAAAGGCGGCTCACAGTCCTTGATTCACGCGATCAACTTTGCGGCGCAGTCTGATCAATTAAAGGGCAAGAAAATCGTTTTCATTATCTCTCCGCAGTGGTTTCAAAAACACGGCTCGGACGAAGCCCACTTTGCGCCGAACTTCTCGGCTTTGCAGGCATACGATCTTGTGTTCAATCAAAATGTCGATTCCGGGCTGAAGAAAAAAATCATCAAACGCATGCTTAAATTTCATGCAGTGAAAAATGACGCTCTGCTTTCAGCCCTTTTTAAAGCCGAGCTCGACCAGGACAAGGTGGCACTGTCTCTTCTGACGCCGCCGGCAAAAGCTTACCAAAGCATTCTGGAGAAAAAGGACATCTATTATTCCATGGTTGAAGGAGACGGACCGAAGCGGACCATTTCCCAAGATGTAAAAAACAAATCGTGGGATGAATTAAAACAGATGGCCGAAAAGGTCGGCGCCAAAGAATCCCGGAACAATGAGTTTAAAATCTCAAACGGCGTTTATAAGAAATTGAAGCCGAAGCTGAAAAAGCTTAAAGGCCATAATAAAAAGATGAACTATGCCGAGTCCGTCGAGTTCCACGATTTCCATCTCATGATGGATGTTTTGAAAGAATCCGGCGCAGAACCGCTGTTCATCTCGGTTCCGGTCCACGGCAAATTTTACGACTATACCGGCTTCCCTAAAAAAGGCCGGACGGATTTCTATAAAAAGATCAAAAAAGAAATCGAACAAGAGGGCTTTCAAGTTGCTGATTTAACGAATCATGAATATGATCCGTACTTCTTGAAAGATACGCTCCACCTTGGCTGGAAAGGCTGGGTTTACGTCGATCAGGAGATCGAAGCTTTTTATAAAAAGTCATCATAAAAAAGGATTCCCCGCTGGGGAGTCCCTTTTTTTCCTGTTTTAAATTTTTAATGTTTCCAAAAATTCTATTTTACAAATTTCTCTGAAATCTATTGCGATTATCAAGAGAAGGTTTAAAATAGAAGATAAATATTTTTTGGAAAAAGACTAGAAACGGCAGGGAGAATGAATATGACAAAACAAACGATCAGCGTACAGCTCAGTACAGCAAAAAAGCAAAAGCCAGAGGCTGACAAGCTCGAATTCGGCCGGACCTTTACCGACCACATGTTTATCATGGACTATACGGCTGAAAACGGCTGGCACGATCCGAGAATCGTTCCTTACCAGCCGATTGAAATGGACCCGGCTGCAATGGTTTACCACTACGGACAATCCGTTTTTGAAGGATTAAAAGCTTATTTATCAAGCGAAGGCAGAGTTCTTCTGTTCAGACCTGAAAAAAACTTCGAGAGACTCAATAAATCCAACGACCGCCTCTGCATTCCCCGGGTTGATCCTGAAATCGTTCTGGAAGGGCTGAAGCAGCTGGTTCAGATCGACAAGGAATGGATTCCTCAAGCTGAGGGGACATCCCTTTATATCCGTCCGTTCATTATTTCAACAGAACCGTACCTTGGCGTCGCCCCATCCAATATGTATAAAATGCTGATCATTTTATCGCCGGTCGGATCTTATTACAAAGAAGGCATCCGCCCTGTGAAAATTGCTGTTGAAAGCGAATTTGTCCGTGCTGTGGCAGGCGGTACAGGCAATGCAAAAACGGCCGGAAACTACGCTGCGAGCCTGAAGGCTCAGGAAGTTGCGGAAAGCAAAGGCTTCTCACAAGTGCTGTGGCTTGACGGAGTTGAAAAGAAATACATTGAAGAAGTAGGCAGCATGAACATCTTCTTCAAAATCAGCGGTGAAATTGTCACTCCGGCTCTAAACGGAAGCATTTTGGAAGGCATTACGAGAAACTCCGTCATCCATCTCTTAAAACAATGGGGACTCTCCGTAACCGAAAGAAAAATTTCAGTTGATGAACTGGTTCAGGCTCACAAAGACGGCCTGCTTGAGGAAGCATTCGGCACCGGAACCGCCGCTGTCATTTCCCCCGTCGGCGAGCTGATCTGGAAAGACGAAAGCCTTGTGATCAACAACGGTCAAACTGGAGAAATCGCCAAAAGGCTCTACCAAACGATCACCGGTATTCAAAAAGGCGCTTTGCCTGACACATTCGGCTGGACAGTTGAAGTTGATAAAGTAAGCCAGTCCTGCTAAGCGGTTTAAGCTCTCTTTTGCAAAAAAGAGGGCTTGCACCCTTATCGTAAAATTCGCCGGCGCCAGGCTCTGTTTCCACCCTACT
Coding sequences within it:
- the dltC gene encoding D-alanine--poly(phosphoribitol) ligase subunit 2 yields the protein MDFNQEVLSVLAEVCQDDIVKENPDIDIFEEGILDSFGTVELLLAFESHFNITVPITEFDRDAWNTPNQIIKQLNELR
- the dltD gene encoding D-alanyl-lipoteichoic acid biosynthesis protein DltD, whose translation is MKKRFLFGPIILAFLLFFTAILIPNAWLTKLVPKDRVETSATELNPMMFQGMYLQGKALEDPKYLPIFGSSELSRLDAFHPSNYFKVNNQGFTPYLVGKGGSQSLIHAINFAAQSDQLKGKKIVFIISPQWFQKHGSDEAHFAPNFSALQAYDLVFNQNVDSGLKKKIIKRMLKFHAVKNDALLSALFKAELDQDKVALSLLTPPAKAYQSILEKKDIYYSMVEGDGPKRTISQDVKNKSWDELKQMAEKVGAKESRNNEFKISNGVYKKLKPKLKKLKGHNKKMNYAESVEFHDFHLMMDVLKESGAEPLFISVPVHGKFYDYTGFPKKGRTDFYKKIKKEIEQEGFQVADLTNHEYDPYFLKDTLHLGWKGWVYVDQEIEAFYKKSS
- a CDS encoding branched-chain amino acid aminotransferase, with the translated sequence MTKQTISVQLSTAKKQKPEADKLEFGRTFTDHMFIMDYTAENGWHDPRIVPYQPIEMDPAAMVYHYGQSVFEGLKAYLSSEGRVLLFRPEKNFERLNKSNDRLCIPRVDPEIVLEGLKQLVQIDKEWIPQAEGTSLYIRPFIISTEPYLGVAPSNMYKMLIILSPVGSYYKEGIRPVKIAVESEFVRAVAGGTGNAKTAGNYAASLKAQEVAESKGFSQVLWLDGVEKKYIEEVGSMNIFFKISGEIVTPALNGSILEGITRNSVIHLLKQWGLSVTERKISVDELVQAHKDGLLEEAFGTGTAAVISPVGELIWKDESLVINNGQTGEIAKRLYQTITGIQKGALPDTFGWTVEVDKVSQSC